In a genomic window of Thermincola ferriacetica:
- a CDS encoding ANTAR domain-containing response regulator encodes MRVLIADKDVSFVKTIKQYLVPAGYEVIAETADGITALKLTRTMQPDLVILEAFLPGMDGIEVGKIIEESRLAAVIVVATYSELDVVMAKGDWPFPVLPKPIEPAALISVVDYVVNSYRKLISLEKEVRSLQNALAARKLVEKAKGILMKTQGLSEEMAFRKMQQLSMKKRLSMKKIAEAIILAHESTKA; translated from the coding sequence GTGCGGGTTTTAATTGCAGATAAAGATGTTTCCTTCGTAAAAACCATAAAGCAGTATCTGGTCCCTGCCGGTTACGAGGTAATTGCTGAAACGGCGGACGGGATAACCGCTTTGAAATTAACTCGCACGATGCAGCCAGACCTGGTAATTCTAGAAGCTTTTCTGCCCGGGATGGATGGTATTGAGGTGGGCAAGATAATAGAAGAAAGCAGGCTTGCTGCGGTAATTGTTGTGGCTACATACTCTGAGCTTGATGTAGTCATGGCCAAAGGAGATTGGCCTTTTCCTGTTCTCCCCAAACCTATTGAGCCGGCCGCCCTTATTTCCGTGGTAGATTACGTTGTGAATTCCTATAGAAAATTAATTTCTTTGGAAAAAGAAGTTCGGTCATTACAAAATGCACTGGCTGCCAGGAAGCTGGTGGAGAAGGCAAAAGGCATTTTGATGAAGACGCAGGGACTTTCCGAAGAAATGGCTTTTCGTAAGATGCAGCAGTTAAGCATGAAAAAAAGGTTGTCCATGAAAAAAATTGCTGAAGCTATTATCCTGGCCCATGAAAGTACGAAAGCGTGA
- a CDS encoding bacteriohemerythrin — MALMVWDDKFSVGVKELDDHHKKLVALINELHDAMKVGKSKEIMDDIIARLTDYTKFHFSVEENYMVKYSYPQYPQQKLAHDKFTEKVLQFQKDLKEGKIAISMEIMTFLKDWLINHISGSDKKYGPFFNEHGLR, encoded by the coding sequence ATGGCGTTGATGGTTTGGGATGATAAGTTCAGTGTGGGTGTCAAGGAACTGGATGACCACCACAAAAAGCTTGTCGCACTCATAAACGAACTGCATGATGCGATGAAGGTGGGTAAAAGTAAGGAAATAATGGACGATATAATAGCCAGACTTACCGATTATACTAAATTTCACTTTTCTGTCGAAGAAAATTACATGGTTAAGTATTCCTATCCCCAATATCCTCAGCAAAAACTTGCCCATGATAAATTTACCGAAAAAGTACTACAGTTTCAGAAGGACCTGAAAGAGGGGAAAATTGCCATTTCGATGGAGATAATGACCTTCCTGAAGGATTGGCTGATTAACCATATCTCCGGCTCAGACAAAAAATATGGACCCTTTTTTAACGAGC